The Helicobacter cetorum MIT 00-7128 region TCAAAAAATTCCTAATCTGCATATTATAGGCTTAAGCCAGTGGCTTAGTAGTTGTGCTAAAGAAAGCACTCTTTTAAAAGATAAGTTTCATTACTGCTTGCCTAATTGTGTGGATACAAATCTATTCAAGCCTTTAGATAAGGCATTTTGCAAAAGCCTTTTAAATATCTCTTCTACTAAAAAGCTTGTTGGGTTTGGGGCTATAAATGCGACACAAGATAATAATAAGGGGATAGATTTATTATTAGAAGCCTTGAAACTTTTAGATAAAAATTTAGACATTGAATGCGTGATTTTTGGGGCTAATGAGCCTACAAACCCTATTGATTTGGGTTTTAAAACACATTTTTTGGGGCATTTAAACGATGAGTTTAGTTTAATAGCTCTATATAATCTTTTAGATTGTGTGATTGTGCCAAGCCGCCAAGAAAATTTAAGTAATGTCATTATGGAAAGTCTATCGTGTGCTACGCCGGTTGTTGGCTTTAATATAGGGGGTAATAGCGATTTAATAGAGCATAAAATGAATGGCTATTTAGCCAAACCTTTTGAAACACAAGATTTAAAAGAAGGCATAGAATGGGTAATAAACGCCCCTAATTATGAAGAATTGTGTCAAAACGCTAGAAAAAAAGTGTTAGAAAACTTTAGCGATGAAGTGGTAGCACAAAAATATATTAAGTTGTATGAAGAGATTTTAAAGAGGTAATATATTGGATTGCGTTAGTGGTGGATTGAGAACAAAGGGTATCATTAAGCAAAATTTAGAAAACCTTGTCAGTATTGTTACCGTTGTGTATAACGCACAAGATTTGTTAGAAAAAACGATATTGAGTGTATTGGAGCAAGATTATGAAAATATGGAATATATCATTATAGATGGTGGCTCAAACGATAAAACATTAGAAATTATAGAAAAATATTCTGATAGGATAGATTACTATATAAGCGAAAAAGATAAGGGCATTAAATATGCTAAGGGGCGTTGGATAAACTTTATGAATGCGGGTGATATTTTTAAGCACAAAAGCGTTTTAAGCGATATTTTTAGTGAAAAAATAGACCCAAAAAGTGCTGTAATTTGTGGGTGTTATGAATTTGATACTATTAAAGGAGTTTTCTTTCCAGAGCGCCAATTAGAATTAGTGAAGTATGGAAATTTACTCACATTGCATCAGAGTATGTTTTTTAATGCAGAGATTTTAAAAGAAGATATTTTTTATGATGTCAATTTTAAGATTAGTGCGGATAATGATATGATGATGCGTTTAGTTAAGCATAAGTATTTAGTGCATTTTAGTGCGGTGGTGGTATGTGTGTTTGATATGACAGGCATTTCTTCAAGGGCGCATAATAGATTGGAAAAATATCAAATTATTTATAAAAATTTTGGTATTTTAGGGGTGTTTAAAGCATTATTGTTTAATCGGATTTGTATGGTTGGTGTGAAGTAGTTGATAATATTATAGATAGCTAAAATGCAAAAAGTTGAGAATATGTTAGATTATGTGATTGTTACGCATTTGCCGACCTTTTATAAAATCAAT contains the following coding sequences:
- a CDS encoding glycosyltransferase family 2 protein, which translates into the protein MDCVSGGLRTKGIIKQNLENLVSIVTVVYNAQDLLEKTILSVLEQDYENMEYIIIDGGSNDKTLEIIEKYSDRIDYYISEKDKGIKYAKGRWINFMNAGDIFKHKSVLSDIFSEKIDPKSAVICGCYEFDTIKGVFFPERQLELVKYGNLLTLHQSMFFNAEILKEDIFYDVNFKISADNDMMMRLVKHKYLVHFSAVVVCVFDMTGISSRAHNRLEKYQIIYKNFGILGVFKALLFNRICMVGVK
- a CDS encoding glycosyltransferase, with translation MPLLNQYCYYSKQKAYQKIPNLHIIGLSQWLSSCAKESTLLKDKFHYCLPNCVDTNLFKPLDKAFCKSLLNISSTKKLVGFGAINATQDNNKGIDLLLEALKLLDKNLDIECVIFGANEPTNPIDLGFKTHFLGHLNDEFSLIALYNLLDCVIVPSRQENLSNVIMESLSCATPVVGFNIGGNSDLIEHKMNGYLAKPFETQDLKEGIEWVINAPNYEELCQNARKKVLENFSDEVVAQKYIKLYEEILKR